From Nocardioides sp. HDW12B, the proteins below share one genomic window:
- a CDS encoding type 1 glutamine amidotransferase, giving the protein MRAPRVLVVEHEEGAPAGWLGEWLLAEGLELDVRRPYAESGPGLPADLGEHDALLVLGGGMDAWDDAGHPWLAPTRELVRQAAAHDVPTLGLCLGHQLAVLALDGEVGRNPAGATIAVMPVGWLDESVDDPLLGAVTGATRASHWNVDVATRLPEGSRVLARTPDDAPQAARLADAVWGVQCHPEAGPDILARWAEDDGEPHRAAGVDVDGFLADAAESADTLRESWRPLGRAFADLVRRAATR; this is encoded by the coding sequence ATGAGGGCACCGCGCGTCCTGGTCGTGGAGCACGAGGAGGGCGCCCCCGCCGGTTGGCTGGGGGAGTGGCTCCTCGCGGAGGGCCTCGAGCTCGACGTGCGCCGCCCGTACGCCGAGAGCGGGCCCGGCCTCCCGGCCGACCTGGGCGAGCACGACGCGCTGCTCGTGCTCGGAGGTGGCATGGACGCCTGGGACGACGCCGGCCACCCGTGGCTCGCGCCGACCCGTGAGCTGGTCCGTCAGGCCGCCGCGCACGACGTGCCGACCCTGGGTCTGTGCCTGGGCCACCAGCTCGCGGTGCTCGCCCTCGACGGTGAGGTGGGCCGCAACCCCGCGGGCGCCACCATCGCGGTGATGCCGGTCGGGTGGCTCGACGAGTCAGTCGACGACCCGCTGCTCGGCGCCGTGACCGGCGCGACGCGTGCCTCGCACTGGAACGTCGACGTCGCCACCCGGCTGCCCGAGGGGAGCCGGGTGCTCGCCCGCACGCCCGACGACGCACCGCAGGCGGCGCGGCTCGCGGACGCGGTCTGGGGCGTTCAGTGCCACCCCGAGGCCGGGCCGGACATCCTCGCCCGCTGGGCGGAGGACGACGGTGAGCCCCACCGTGCCGCCGGGGTCGACGTCGACGGCTTCCTGGCCGACGCCGCGGAGTCTGCGGACACGCTGCGCGAGTCCTGGCGGCCCCTGGGGCGGGCCTTCGCCGACCTCGTACGACGAGCGGCGACCCGATGA